The genomic region AGACATGGTAAACCAAAAGAAACGGACGATCTTGAAAAGCCAAGGAGGTCGCAGAAGTGTTCATGCAAGTTTCGTATTCGTGCCGTTCAAAATTTCGTGTCTAAAAATGATAAAGAGACGGTGGTGTGGAACATTCTAACCTCCGAGGGTGGTGGACTACACAACCACAACGTAGCCGTTTATAAGGTCATTTAATTAATGATTTATGTTTTAATCATATAAGGTCACAACCACAACGTAGCCGTTTCGTATAAGTGATTTATGTTTTAATCATATTTTTAAGTGCTTTATGTAATGTCCTTgtatttcaattaatgaatgttttaattaaattatgtttaaaGTCATTTAATTAAATATCGTTGCATTTACTTAAATACCGTctccaaacaataataaaaataaaacataaaaattatccATACAAAGACactaaaaaaaaccataaaaacatCATCCAAACATACATAATCCAACGAAATAGAAAAACataagaaaatgaaaagaaactaGTCATCATACACGTCTGCATAGTAAGGACGCAACCCCTCAAACAAATCCTCTAGAGTCTCTCTCTCGGTCTCCTCATCATCTTCTTTGGAAGACCGTCTTCAACTTACGACTAACGACTAGGGCGACTTAGGCTCCTCATGAAACTCGACAGCCGAAAATGGGCGGTGTGAGGGGGATAAAAGTAGGGGTGTGAATGCTCTACATACCAAGTCATGTATCCCTTAGTACACTCGAAAGGCATATAtgccttctttgacaggtgtcgGAGTTGTATGATGGATATCTCGGACATCCATGTCCTATCGGGCTCTTGCCCGAAATCCAGCCTGTAAGACCCGTTCGCGGGCCGAGACTCCTTCACCGCAATAGGCATCGAGGCGGGACATCCCGACGGTACCCAAACCGACGCATGCATCGATCGCTGGTACGGCTCTACTATATCAAGATGTCCGATAAAACCCGAGTAAAGCGATACTCGCAAGCTCCCGAGGACGGTTCCCGTAAGGCAACCATCGGACATGCTCTGCCGTAAGATCGTCCAAACTATGACGATACAACTGAAAAGTACGAGACTCGCCCTTACTCCGAGGCAAGTTGGCCCAACCCTCAACAAGAGGACGGTCCTCAAAACAGAATCCAAAGACCGGGTCGGAACACGGGAAAGTACTCGTATATCCACGCCGGAGTAACGGTagacacccactaacacccaAACTATCTCGGCGCGATGCCATCCCTAGCTGTCGGTACAAGTAAGCCAAACAAGCCGCACCCCAAGCATATGAACCAACCCGCTCAAGACTATCAAACAAGGGCAACAAGCGAGCGGACACCCTATCACCACTCTTATCCATGAAAAGAGTGTGACCCAGTAACATCAAGAGGTAAGCCCGTAACGAGTCATGCTCGTTCCCTAGGTAAACAACACGACTCAACTCCGATGTTAGTAAACCGCCATTCTTGTAGAGCGGTGGTACAACATCGGACTCAGGAACTCCATAAAACCTCGCAATCTTGCCCCGCAAACCACTGTCATCATCCTCGCCCGAACCGGCCACAAGAACCCGATCACCACTAACAGGTATCCCAAGAATATGCTGGACATCATGGAGCATGATactaatctctccaaaaggcatatggaaagtgttaGTATCCGGGTGCCACCTCTCGATAAAAGCACTAAGGAGGTTATCATCTAGACCGGTGGTAAAACACCCCTTCAAAACCCCAAGCCCGCTCGCCTCTACCCTAGCTGCAACACCCTCAGTGAGAACCATGTGCCTAATCTCCCTCGCAGCTTTCGGCCTCTCGTAGAGCTTGATCCACGACCTCATATTCTCCGGGTTAGGGTCCGACCAACTGTTGAACGCAACGTGACCACCAAAACTCCGTAGGGTGCTAATGTTCCTAGGACCACCAGGAACGGGCTCTCTCGGGATCCAAGAACTATCCCTACTCGGCCTCCTCGACCTATCGGTGCTAGAGGACTCTCTAACACTCGAGTAACGTCCTCTACTATCCCGGCCCAACTTCAGACTCAACACTCTCGGCGGTGCCGGGTTCGGTTGGACCACATACTCTCcagcgtcctcctcctcctccccagaACCGTCATCCGACGGCTCATCATCTCTATCATGCTGGTAACTACCAGCAACCTCCCGAGACCTCGCCTCCTCCGACTCGCTAACGACGTGACCGGGAGTAGGCATCATAACCATACCAGACGTCTCTCGAAGTGGGGGTGGCTGCTTGTGGGCCTGCTTAACTCGCAAACGACGCTTCGAGCCCGTAACATAACGCCCCAGACGGTCGTGTATGTTAGGCGGAGCCGGAGCATTCATGATTGCCTTTCCTCTCTCATTTCGATCTGCCATCTGCATTAGGAAATTGGAAGTTGTTAGAAAACACGTTAATCGACTAAATATCATATAAAGTAACAAAAATCGGCAAATAATagcataaaacacggttttttaaaaaaaaaaaataatttaccgcggacaaacatttttttttttttttggaccgCGGTTGAACAAAAAAATCCCTTACTTGACGGTggctaaacattttttttttttttttaccgcgggcaaacattttttttttttttttaaccgcgGCCAAACAACGAAAATGGatgtttgaccacggccaaacctCCAAAACCAACGTTTGACCACGGTCAAACGTGAGAATTAAACGTTTGACCGCGGCCAAACCTCCAAATCCCACGTTCCATCGCCCTTTAACGTTGGAATTCAACGTTTCACCACGCCCAAACATCCATTTCCAACGTTTGGCCGTGGTGACGGCCACAAAACGCATCAAATTCGCTCCCAATCCGATTAACAACAACTAATTTCGACTCAAAAATCAATCCCAATCAACTATATTTCGCAAACAACATATAACAATaccaaaatttacataataacaactaattaacatgaattttaatagaaaaactaACAAATTCTAAACTAAttcaattaattttaataaaaagcTAACACATAACCTAATTTAGTCTTTACTAACTAATTCATTTCTAAAACAAAATCCAATCAATTTAATCGATTTACAATAACAATAAGGGAAAGAAAACtatttaatttcaatttctaaactaatttaacaaaaaaaaaaaaaaaaaaaaaacgtacctTTGTCACCGGCGGCAGGTGAGTGGTGTCGGCGGCAGGTCAGGGTGTCGGCGGCAGGTCAGGGTGTCGGCGGTAGGGCAGTGGTGGTAGAAGCGGCGGGggtgtggtagtggtggtgggtgAATGGATTGAATGTTGGTGGAAGTTGAATGTTGTTGAAGGTGAGTTTGGAGTTAGAGAGAATAGAGAGAAATGGTGAAGTGAGATAGCAGGGGCAAGGTCGTCTTTTTTTtgaaaaacgtcgtcgacgtttactaaaacgtcgtcgatataaacGAATCCGGAAAAATAATTGGACGGAGAGAGTAACCAAATAGTAGCTCAAGCATGAAGTCACCGACTAGAACTCGAGATAACCAAAACAAATGACCAAACCATTTCCAACATGAACCAAACCGCCATGACCCGGCCCAAAAAAATTAActaagaataaaaaaaataaaaaaatgtaaCCAAATGCTAGCTAGCTCAAGTATGAAACCGccatgacccgacccaaaataaTCGAACATACACTGTTTGTTTCTTTCGTGATCTAGTGCAGATGTCGGTTATCCTAATTCCTAACCGATAAGGTACTTGTAGAGAGTCGTAGCCAAGATTCATGACTTAGCTGCTCCCTTTTCGATGAAAGGCACAATATGTAAAACAGCCCATCTTGCTTGTGACTTGTGATGGTAAATCAGATCAAAGTGAAAAAGTAGAATGCAAACAAGATGACAGTAACTTTTTCAGGATACACAGAGCACAAATTTGACTAATATTATGCAACAGAAGTAGACTTTGTTCAGATACTTGTGTTCTCAATTTACAGTATACAACTTCTAGTACTCTCCTATTACACATAATTACAAAGTGGTTGTACTAGCAGATGACTATATATATGGACTATAGTTAATTAAGCGGCTTCAGCAAAACCTAGCCGAAGATTACCATAGTCGAAAACAGTGTGATACGCTCCCATGAATACGTCTCCAAGGATCCTGAGAATCAAACAACTCGTTTCAGAACAAGCAAGATAAATACTAGAGAATGATATAGTATGTGTCCTTTGAGGAGGGAAAAAACATACCAAAGAGGGCCTCTTGGAGGAGGAACGCCGAATGCCATAAACCCGCTAATGCAAACCTCTGCTACATCTATTCCGGTTTTCATTATGTACTGCAACTTCAAAAGAGTCACTGTCAGATACTGGGATCAGGCACAACATAATAAGGATAGCAGTTGAACAGGAAGTTACTACTATTTGTTTTCTTATGAAATGAAGTCGAACCTGGTCAGGAGTTAGCCTGAAATGTTTATCGGCGATTGTAAATGTCACATCTGGTAAGTCTGAAACCCGGCTACAATCAACAACCGATTCTTGGTTTGGACTTGGTATGTTCTCACAAAGCTGCACAAAGCTAAACCAAGTCTTTGATGTGGTAATGAAAGCAAAATATATTCACGACTTTGTGACCAACAAACATTACCTTGTTTACATAGTGAATCACAACATCCTTGGTCTTAGATTGTTTTAATTGGTTTTGCATCCAAGCCACAGTCATCTCACAAGCAGTGCACAATAAGTCGATTCCAGATGTTGTATTCTTTCTGTTTTCTCTTTCTACCACTGTTTCAATCCCAGCGCTGCCAACAGAGAATAAGAGAATGTTATTAAGACTCGTGATAGCAGGGAGCCCAAGCCCTCCTGATCATTTACATTTCAGTACGTCTATCTTCAGGTTGCTCCGCTTGGCTCGATGCTATAGTGATAAATATTTCAAACTTGGGGTTAAGGATATTTTAAAAGAGAGGCTCGCCACTTTAGCACAAGCTATGAAGAGTTAGGAAGGTTCCATCCTTAGTTATTACAGACCGCATTAATTAATGACAAGTAAGAATCATGAAACATGAGTCCTAACCTGACATACTCAGTCCCACTGAAGATGCAAACACCAAGCTGAGAGCATACTTTATGGGGTTGTACCTGCATGGTTAAAACCAGAAACTCTCAATTGGAAATGTTCGTCAAATTTGGAATCAATCATCGTATACAGTTCTGCAGGTGCCAGGTGGAGTAAGGCAACTTTTTTAATAGCATAGATGCAACACAGTTATAGAGCAAAATTCAGTATTCCGAACAATGTAAACCGTTGTTCACTTCAGATACAAGTTGAGGAGGGTATTGCTGAGGGGGTCGGTTTTTGCTATGTGGAAAGGACTTTAATTTGACTAACATGAAAGGAAGTGGATGTGGATCCCTCAGAGAATGGTTTCGTGTATGTTCCTTGAAGATTTAAATTAAGATGTTCACAACTCCAAGGACAGGTTAGGCATACTATTAACACGCATGCATCAAGCAGAAAGGAAACAGAAACTGACCCCTGAAATCAAAAGATCCCATATAAGATCTCCATACTGAGAAACAACATCTTTGCACTCGTAGCTGAAGACACCTTCGGCACCAATAGCGTGATTGATTTCAGTAATAACATGCTGAAATTACAGAATCATAGTACTGATTAAGCAGACGGACTTGAATAATAGGCATTTCAATCAACCATCAAGAAGGCTTACTGTTGGGCCACCAATCAGTGATGTTCCTGAGTCCACAATAGCAGCACATCCCCCAGAACAAAAACCTGAAGCGATTTAGGTATAAGTTCCGATCAATCTCGTCTCAAGAAAAGGTTTTGAGCGGTGCTATTAAGGATTAAGAAAGATAACGAAAAGCCTCCGAGATAAATTGGTCGCAATGTTTCTTTGAATTTTCTTTTTAATATATTTTTGTGTCAAGGGAGCCATAAAATTTTGATGCTAAAAGTCAAACCCAGATCACGAGTACCACTAGTGAACGACTCTACCATTTAACTATTTAAGCTAGGTGACGTGGAATATTTATATTATAAGCACACAGAAGAAATTGCAGATGATCTTTTTATCTAAATGAACCTTTGGAGGGGCAGTCGAACAACTGTAAATTAAATAGCTTGATGTAAACTTACCTGTTGAGTAATTGCCAATTAAGAAATCATTCATTTCAAACTGCAAAACAAAAAATGAGATTAATCAA from Silene latifolia isolate original U9 population chromosome 3, ASM4854445v1, whole genome shotgun sequence harbors:
- the LOC141647459 gene encoding phytepsin-like isoform X2 — translated: MGFITTMVLRNLLVLLCISILISSHVFPSTEALVRINLKKRPLDRDTVKALRIVRKIGLDHEAREGRLYGSSSGDMVYLKDFLGAQYYGEIAIGTPPQKFTVIFDTGSSNLWVPSSKCLFSVFIETTREGSLAFLIGKFDGILGLGFQEISVKNVTPVWYNMVEQGLVSEEVFSFWISRDPEAEIGGEIVFGGVDSKHFKGKHTYVPITTKGYWQFEMNDFLIGNYSTGFCSGGCAAIVDSGTSLIGGPTHVITEINHAIGAEGVFSYECKDVVSQYGDLIWDLLISGVQPHKVCSQLGVCIFSGTEYVSAGIETVVERENRKNTTSGIDLLCTACEMTVAWMQNQLKQSKTKDVVIHYVNKLCENIPSPNQESVVDCSRVSDLPDVTFTIADKHFRLTPDQYIMKTGIDVAEVCISGFMAFGVPPPRGPLWILGDVFMGAYHTVFDYGNLRLGFAEAA